A genomic stretch from Cuculus canorus isolate bCucCan1 chromosome 30, bCucCan1.pri, whole genome shotgun sequence includes:
- the COLGALT1 gene encoding procollagen galactosyltransferase 1, with translation MAALLLSAAAAVWLSGPVLAYFPEERWSPESPLRPPRVMVALIARNAAHALPVTLGALERLRHPPSRTALWVAVDHSEDNTTALLREWLMRVRGLYHRVEWRPMDEPRSYPDEEGPKHWSPSRYEHVMRLRQAALEAARASWADYLLFLDADNVLTNPDTLALLMAENKTVVAPMLDSRAAYSNFWCGMTAQGYYRRTPAYLPIRKRERRGCFAVPMVHSTFLLDLRKEASQALAFYPPHPDYTWAFDDIIVFAFSCKQAGVQMFVSNREVFGFLPVPLRSHSSLRDEAESFLHVQLEIMVTLPPAEPSPHVWVPPKVPDKMGFDEVFLINLRRRADRRARMLRSLREQEIAARLVEAVDGGALNSSEVKALGIRMLPGYRDPYHGRPLTRGELGCFLSHYRVWQEIVARELQRSVVFEDDLRFEIFFKRRLMALVEDLAAAGVSWDLIYIGRKRMQVERPEKPVPRVRNVVEADYSYWTLGYVLSLGGARKLLAAEPLAKMVPVDEFLPIMFNKHPVSDYARHFPWRSLRALSAEPLLVFPTHYTGDEGYVSDTEASALWDAAEASALWDAAEPSPKMREQRELRREARNSGVLRSPLDSAARDEL, from the exons ATGGCGGCGCTGCTGCTGAGCGCGGCGGCGGCCGTGTGGCTGTCGGGCCCCGTTCTCGCCTATTTCCCCGAGGAGCGCTGGAGCCCCGAATCGCCGCTGCGGCCGCCGCGGGTGATGGTGGCGCTGATCGCCCGCAACGCGGCCCACGCGCTGCCCGTCACCCTCGGGGCCCTCGAGCGGCTGCGGCACCCGCCGAGCAGGACCGCGCTGTG GGTGGCGGTGGATCACAGCGAGGACAACACGACGGCACTGCTGCGCGAGTGGCTGATGCGCGTGCGTGGGCTCTACCACCGCGTGGAATGGCGCCCCATGGACGAGCCCCG GTCCTACCCCGACGAGGAGGGCCCCAAGCACTGGTCGCCCTCACGCTACGAGCACGTCATGCGGCTGCGGCAGGCGGCGCTGGAGGCCGCGCGGGCCAGCTGGGCCGACTACCTGCTG TTCCTGGACGCCGATAACGTCTTGACCAACCCCGACACGCTGGCGCTGCTCATGGCCGAGAACAAGACGGTGGTGGCTCCCATGCTGGACTCGCGGGCCGCCTACTCCAACTTCTGGTGCGGGATGACGGCGCAG GGTTACTACAGGCGGACGCCGGCGTACTTACCCATCCGGAAGCGGGAGCGCCGCGGCTGCTTCGCGGTGCCCATGGTTCACTCCACCTTCCTGCTGGACCTGCGGAAGGAGGCGTCGCAGGCGCTCGCCTTCTACCCCCCTCACCCCGACTACACGTGGGCCTTCGACGACATCATCGTCTTTGCCTTCTCCTGCAAGCAGGCGG GCGTGCAGATGTTCGTCTCCAACCGGGAGGTCTTTGGGTTCCTGCCGGTGCCGCTGCGCTCCCACAGCTCTCTGCGCGACGAGGCCGAGAGCTTCCTGCACGTCCAGCTGGAGATCATGG TGACGCTGCCGCCGGCGGAGCCCTCACCCCACGTCTGGGTCCCCCCGAAGGTCCCCGACAAAATGGGCTTCGACGAG GTTTTCCTGATCAACCTGCGGCGCCGTGCGGATCGCCGGGCGCGGATGCTGCGCTCGCTGCGGGAGCAGGAGATCGCCGCTCGCCTGGTGGAGGCCGTGGACGGCGG GGCCTTGAACAGCAGCGAGGTGAAGGCCTTGGGAATCCGGATGCTGCCGGGATACCGGGATCCGTACCACGGGCGGCCGCTCACCCGCGGCGAACTCGGCTGCTTCCTCAGCCACTACCGCGTCTGGCAGGAG ATCGTGGCGCGGGAGCTGCAGCGCTCGGTGGTGTTTGAGGACGATCTGCGCTTCGAGATCTTCTTCAAGCGGCGCCTGATGGCGCTGGTGGAGGACCTGGCGGCGGCCGGCGTCTCCTGGGACCTCAT TTACATCGGGAGGAAGCGGATGCAGGTGGAGCGGCCGGAGAAGCCGGTGCCGCGGGTGAGGAACGTGGTGGAGGCCGATTATTCCTATTGGACGCTGGGCTACGTCCTCTCGCTCGGCGGCGCCCGGAAGCTGCTGGCGGCGGAGCCGCTCGCCAAGATGGTGCCCGTGGACGAGTTCCTGCCCATCATGTTCAACAAACACCCGGT TTCCGATTACGCGCGGCACTTCCCGTGGCGCTCTCTCCGGGCGCTGTCGGCGGAGCCGCTCTTGGTGTTCCCGACGCACTACACGGGGGACGAGGGTTACGTCAGCGATACGGAGGCGTCGGCGCTGTGGGACGCGGCCGAAGCGTCGGCGCTGTGGGACGCGGCGGAGCCTTCGCCCAAAATGCGGGAGCAGCGGGAGCTGCGGCGCGAGGCGCGCAATTCCGGGGTGCTCCGATCGCCCCTCGACAGCGCCGCGCGCGACGAGCTCTGA
- the PRKCSH gene encoding LOW QUALITY PROTEIN: glucosidase 2 subunit beta (The sequence of the model RefSeq protein was modified relative to this genomic sequence to represent the inferred CDS: deleted 1 base in 1 codon) yields the protein MLPPPLLLLLLPPALLGALEVPRPRGVSLSNLPFYEASRPFTCLDGSATIAFARVNDDYCDCRDGSDEPGTPACPNGRFHCTNAGFRPRTIPAAHVNDGVCDCCDASDEYESGVCENTCKELGRREREAQQRRAELEREGLRLKQRLAQEAAAGRLEKQERLGGLQAARRGLEQRVGALRAAKDAAEGPERAAKEEQRRRWDEQRAAAAAAQDAARADETFAALDADGDGRLTAAELRVRPEFDSDGDGAVSEDEVQVVAGGLPLDPETFRQRLWGRLRDPPQGQAEPPPPPPRTPPGGDDTPREEEEEEEDGAEEEDDDEGPEEELKVPPPQHPEEKGSEEPPPEPPFDAATQALIDAAEKAREELAEAERELKETDESIRALEQELGFDFGPQGEFWYLHGHCYELPTSEYIYRLCPFKRVSQKPKHGGADTNLGTWGSWSGPEGDRFAAMRYEHGTGCWQGPNRSTTVKLSCGTETAVTAASEPSRCEYLLELVTPAACRDPPERGEHDEL from the exons ATGCTGCCCCcccccctgctgctgctgctgctgccgccggcGCTGCTCGGCGCTCTGGAGGTGCCGCGGCCGCGGGGCGTCTCGCTCTCCA ACCTGCCGTTCTACGAGGCCTCGCGGCCGTTCACCTGCCTCGACGGTTCGGCCACCATCGCCTTCGCCCGCGTCAACGACGACTACTGCGACTGCCGCGACGGCTCCGATGAGCCCG GCACCCCCGCCTGCCCCAACGGCCGCTTCCACTGCACCAACGCCGGATTCCGGCCCCGAACCATTCCGGCCGCCCACGTCAACGACGGCGTCTGCG attGTTGCGACGCCAGTGACGAGTACGAGAGTGGAGTCTGCGAGAACACCTGCAA GGAGCTGGGCCGGCGGGAGCGGGAGGCGCAGCAGCGCAGGGCCGAGCTGGAGCGCGAGGGGCTGCGCCTCAAACAGCGTTTGGCgcaggaggcggcggcggggcggctcGAGAAGCAG GAGCgtttgggggggctgcaggcGGCACGCCGGGGGCTCGAGCAGCGCGTGGGGGCCCTGCGAGCGGCCAAGGACGCGGCCGAAGGCCCCGAACGGGCGGCGAAGGAGGAGCAGCGGCGCCGCTGGGACG aGCAgcgcgcggcggcggcggcagcgcaGGACGCGGCGCGGGCGGACGAAACCTTCGCGGCTTTGGACGCCGACGGCGACGGGCG gcTGACGGCGGCCGAGCTGCGCGTGCGCCCCGAGTTTGACAGCGACGGCGACGGCGCCGTCTCCGAGGACGAAGTCcag GTGGTGGCGGGGGGGCTCCCCCTGGACCCCGAAACCTTCCGCCAGCGACTCTGGGGGCGCCTCCGGGACCCCCCACAG GGCCAGGCCgagccccccccgccccccccccgaaccccccctGGAGGAGACGACACCccccg ggaggaggaggaggaggaggaggacggcGCAGAGGAAGAGGACGACGACGAAGGCCCTGAGGAGGAGCTGAAG GTGCCCCCCCCGCAGCACCCTGAGGAGAAGGGGTCCGAGGAGCCCCCCCCGGAACCCCCTTTCGACGCCGCCACTCAGGCACTCATTGATG CTGCCGAGAAGGCGCGGGAGGAGTTGGCGGAGGCCGAGCGGGAGCTCAAGGAGACCGACGAGTCCATCAg ggctctggagcaggagttGGGCTTCGACTTCGGCCCTCAGGGCGAGTTCTGGTATCTGCACGGCCACTGCTACGAACTGCCCACCAGCGA gTACATTTACCGTCTGTGTCCCTTCAAACGCGTCtcccaaaaacccaaacacgGCGGTGCCGACACCAACCTGGG GACGTGGGGTTCCTGGTCGGGCCCTGAGGGCGATCGCTTCGCTGCGATGCGCTACGAGCACGGCACGGGCTGCTGGCAGGGCCCCAACCGCTCCACCACC gTGAAGCTGTCGTGTGGGACGGAGACGGCGGTGACGGCGGCGTCGGAGCCGAGTCGCTGCGAGTACCTTCTGGAGTTGGTGACGCCGGCGGCGTGCCGCGACCCCCCGGAGCGCGGGGAGCACGACGAGCTCTGA